The Ignavibacteriales bacterium genome has a segment encoding these proteins:
- a CDS encoding glycosyltransferase, which translates to MDSKNQKYQIALDNREVKPPKRNLGAEKLRVIFISGFISLLLIITIILTVPLTVLSWSGLFVYSSIVSLVIFLFILLIRYFGILFMAYFYNTRYTVQNKEGYYPFISIIVPVFNEGVVLKYSIESLLDIDYPNYEIIIVNDGSTDDTSIVGELLVGNQRGRNGLIKVSMINKPNGGKAKALNAGIQYSEAQFVLCMDGDSQLTPNSLKMAVRHFIDPAVGAVAGNVKVQNRKRILTDLQALEYLEGLNMARSAQGFIQMVNIIPGPIGLFRKTALRDAGFYSSDTFAEDADVTLKILAHGWRIVYEPNAIAYTEAPITIYQLLKQRYRWTRGILQAIRKHKRYLFNPTVNFNNSLIMWSMFYEALIWPAMNIFVNLYFIIIAIFYGLSSFIFLWWIGIAVLDLMAAVYCVAAEKEEFRLVPYAIIYRIVFILLIDVTKAMATVEEFLGVRMTWGKLERTGLGNSPSSTSKPIPVTVASK; encoded by the coding sequence GTGGACTCAAAAAATCAAAAATATCAGATTGCCCTCGATAACAGAGAGGTCAAACCGCCCAAAAGAAATCTTGGAGCTGAAAAATTAAGGGTAATTTTCATTTCTGGATTTATTTCTCTTCTATTGATCATCACAATTATTTTAACAGTCCCATTAACCGTTCTATCCTGGAGTGGTTTGTTCGTTTATTCATCAATCGTTTCGTTAGTTATCTTTTTGTTTATTTTGTTGATCAGATATTTCGGCATCCTTTTCATGGCTTATTTCTACAATACGAGATATACAGTTCAGAATAAGGAAGGTTATTATCCTTTCATTTCAATTATTGTCCCGGTTTTTAATGAAGGAGTGGTTCTAAAATATTCAATTGAATCCCTTCTGGATATTGATTACCCGAACTATGAAATTATAATAGTAAATGATGGTTCGACTGATGATACTTCGATTGTAGGTGAATTGTTAGTAGGCAATCAGAGAGGACGGAACGGGCTTATTAAAGTTTCGATGATTAATAAGCCAAATGGGGGTAAAGCTAAAGCCTTGAATGCTGGCATACAATATTCTGAAGCCCAATTTGTTTTATGCATGGATGGAGATTCTCAATTAACTCCTAATTCTTTAAAAATGGCTGTACGACATTTTATTGATCCGGCAGTTGGCGCAGTTGCAGGCAATGTAAAAGTACAAAATAGAAAAAGAATATTAACTGACCTTCAAGCGCTTGAGTATTTAGAAGGATTAAATATGGCACGAAGCGCCCAAGGATTTATTCAAATGGTGAATATTATTCCAGGTCCCATCGGTTTATTTAGAAAGACTGCCTTAAGGGATGCGGGATTTTATTCAAGTGACACGTTCGCTGAAGATGCAGATGTTACTCTTAAAATTTTAGCTCACGGTTGGAGAATTGTTTATGAACCGAATGCTATTGCGTATACCGAAGCTCCTATAACTATATACCAGTTATTAAAACAAAGATATAGATGGACTAGAGGAATTCTTCAAGCAATAAGAAAACATAAACGGTATCTTTTCAATCCAACCGTTAATTTTAATAATAGTTTGATAATGTGGTCAATGTTTTACGAAGCATTAATTTGGCCGGCAATGAATATCTTTGTAAATCTTTATTTTATAATTATTGCAATCTTTTACGGTTTATCGAGTTTTATCTTCTTATGGTGGATTGGTATTGCAGTACTGGATCTTATGGCTGCCGTATATTGCGTAGCAGCGGAAAAAGAAGAATTTAGATTAGTACCGTATGCAATTATTTACAGAATTGTATTCATCCTATTGATAGATGTTACAAAGGCAATGGCAACTGTTGAAGAATTTCTTGGAGTTAGGATGACCTGGGGGAAATTAGAAAGAACCGGTTTAGGTAATTCTCCAAGCTCTACTTCCAAACCTATTCCTGTTACGGTCGCATCAAAATAA
- a CDS encoding fibronectin type III domain-containing protein translates to MNHPKKKIFTYLIAALFLVFFLFGCVESVTDTQTSTTPSIDVFSPKTGDTVKVGQNVINYQAADGASGQGLSYFELYVNNTLKKKYSQPTDGNPTIYLEVDSALIHTRISYSLKVYNLGGKWKESKLQENIYVKDKVPLAPTNLVLSRYGNNSVILKWDPYLPKNADGFELWRRDVINGVEIPYRKIKSLPVSNLSYTDGNLSQYQEYSYYLKAYNESGSSASNIVSTSSLPDGPWNLQAEAIGASSVHLKWVDFALNETAFQIERTDPATNEFKIIKITEGPNITEYYDNSVSASTAYSYRVAYFTQTTMSSYSNIVTLTTFHADVTAPSELASTFVAEGLQISWKDNSQSLSKGTIIERQIGSNEFVEIGNVSSDKTSFIDRAPVSGVSYYRVRQILGTKTYTPYSNSLRVIF, encoded by the coding sequence ATGAACCACCCAAAGAAAAAAATATTTACTTATTTAATTGCAGCATTATTCCTCGTCTTTTTCCTATTCGGATGTGTGGAATCTGTAACTGACACTCAAACATCTACTACTCCGTCAATTGATGTGTTTAGTCCAAAGACAGGTGATACTGTAAAGGTTGGACAAAATGTAATTAACTATCAGGCTGCAGATGGCGCCAGCGGGCAGGGATTGTCATACTTCGAACTTTATGTCAATAACACTCTCAAAAAAAAATATTCGCAACCTACAGACGGCAATCCAACAATTTATCTGGAAGTTGATTCTGCTTTAATTCATACAAGAATAAGTTATAGTCTTAAAGTGTATAACTTAGGCGGTAAGTGGAAAGAAAGTAAATTGCAAGAGAACATTTATGTTAAAGATAAAGTACCGTTAGCTCCAACAAATTTGGTTCTCTCTCGTTATGGAAATAATTCGGTAATTCTCAAATGGGATCCTTATTTACCGAAAAACGCAGATGGTTTTGAATTGTGGAGAAGAGATGTCATCAACGGTGTAGAAATTCCTTATAGGAAAATCAAAAGTCTTCCCGTGAGCAATTTAAGTTATACAGACGGAAACTTGTCCCAGTATCAGGAGTATTCCTATTATTTAAAAGCTTATAATGAATCTGGCTCCTCCGCCAGCAATATTGTTAGTACCAGTTCTTTACCTGACGGTCCTTGGAATTTACAAGCTGAAGCTATTGGAGCAAGTTCAGTCCATCTAAAGTGGGTTGATTTTGCCTTAAATGAAACAGCTTTTCAAATCGAAAGAACCGACCCCGCAACGAACGAATTTAAAATCATTAAAATTACTGAGGGTCCTAACATAACCGAATATTATGATAATTCTGTTTCAGCTAGTACTGCGTATAGTTACCGTGTAGCATATTTTACTCAAACAACTATGAGTTCTTATTCCAACATTGTAACTTTAACAACATTCCATGCAGATGTAACGGCTCCGTCAGAATTAGCCTCGACATTTGTTGCAGAAGGTTTGCAAATATCGTGGAAAGATAATAGTCAAAGTCTTTCTAAAGGAACAATAATTGAACGCCAGATCGGTTCTAATGAATTTGTTGAGATTGGAAATGTAAGTTCAGATAAAACTTCATTCATTGATCGAGCTCCGGTGAGTGGAGTTTCTTACTATAGAGTTAGACAAATATTAGGAACAAAAACATATACTCCATATTCGAATAGTCTAAGGGTAATATTCTAA
- a CDS encoding PAS domain S-box protein, translated as MTSNVKTNTLQQSLTGTPSVIIDKGGKIIALSPEFKNLIPASNAQVNFFELFDEDRLLTLQRIFIDVRKFETISKDIIQLETTLGQTSFEIVISPLRSENNIYFLVNFNEANQNRISSETNKLWIASTELEKIVDDKRIISVINKIKLTFPFTFIEKAKIQKEINELSEYFWIKDNESNYQLVNDKYADSLGFKANQLENKKEEEFLPKYLTNLYKTVDSYIMSSTNSVIIDSISSPIAAGALRNLSVVQFPLCDLDNNVVAIIGFSQKSEQSLTCKNQTNIQFYLREIPSPVIFFDKEFKISAYTYEFLRFMSISEKMDLIGQEITKIFEKGLIPFIENYLKDEKLTGDQVFDYVLMEKKQLNVEVHLKKIFDENFEYTGTRISLVQNVEKNSETEAKAKMYDAIIQYSHQAMFVYDIENLKFLEVNEEALKLYGYKRGEFLNMDLTDLYAPEDIQTIIQSGESKLVPGSYSGPWRHKKNDGTSVLVEINRSSIEFNDKKCHLNIVRNVSEQAELKKRSQILETAFEYSGDAIFNTDKDGFITEINDSVSKRLGYSKKDLQTRPFITLVSDEDRAKVNKNIFHSGLLKTITLEVGFKKPSGTFQKATVIAAPIKDYNGDIDSFILIIKLIDEPVNSKDVKHLQEDSASKADPPFLSNVFHEILTPINVILGFTQELGDSIPDPNGEQKEAIDIIKENQKLLLQVMDNAVEYSTLEQKVIKFKPEEIKFIDVINELKENTRKTAEDKKVEMAYGKISTSLMLETDRSKFLSLLSLFIKFAIQITKENSIYLSAGIYDSNFCAVRIKDTRNAITPYLVKAFTEIFSEDENMSRRNYGFSRFSVKLAKKIIELLSVRKEIIMKEGEPQEYALIFPLKFVIGDKEKMEVESVVASKKTETKQHTQPSIKQFAEDLAGEKIMVSEKKQLDLSQLSCLYLEDQVDSQMLFKVQLKDLKSIEFAPSFESALPLLKTKKFDFIVMDINLQGEYNGLDALRIIRKMPGYKDIPIIASTAYVQPGARDNFISAGFTEFVSKPLLREKLLDVIRILFS; from the coding sequence ATGACTAGCAACGTTAAAACAAATACTTTGCAGCAGAGTTTGACCGGAACGCCTTCGGTCATCATTGATAAAGGTGGAAAAATAATTGCACTTAGTCCGGAATTTAAAAATCTCATTCCTGCATCAAATGCTCAAGTAAACTTTTTCGAACTATTTGATGAAGATAGATTACTCACTCTTCAGCGAATATTTATTGATGTAAGAAAATTTGAGACGATTTCTAAAGATATCATACAATTAGAAACAACACTCGGTCAAACTAGTTTTGAAATTGTTATCTCACCTTTGCGAAGTGAGAATAATATTTATTTCCTCGTAAATTTTAACGAAGCGAATCAAAATAGAATTAGTTCTGAAACAAATAAATTGTGGATCGCATCTACTGAGTTGGAAAAAATTGTTGATGACAAAAGGATTATATCTGTTATCAATAAGATAAAATTAACATTTCCTTTTACATTCATAGAAAAAGCTAAAATTCAAAAAGAAATTAATGAATTGAGTGAATATTTTTGGATCAAAGACAACGAGAGCAACTATCAACTTGTCAATGATAAATATGCTGATTCCCTTGGTTTTAAAGCAAACCAGCTTGAGAACAAAAAAGAAGAAGAATTCCTTCCAAAATATTTAACCAATCTTTACAAAACTGTTGATTCATACATTATGAGTTCGACAAATTCAGTTATTATTGATAGTATCTCATCTCCAATTGCAGCAGGTGCTTTGCGGAATCTCTCTGTAGTTCAGTTTCCACTTTGTGATTTGGATAATAATGTGGTTGCAATAATTGGTTTTTCTCAAAAGAGCGAGCAATCTTTAACCTGTAAAAACCAAACAAATATTCAGTTTTATCTTAGAGAGATTCCCTCACCGGTCATTTTCTTTGATAAGGAATTTAAAATCTCTGCCTATACCTATGAGTTTTTACGATTCATGAGTATTAGCGAAAAAATGGATTTAATCGGACAGGAGATAACGAAGATATTTGAAAAAGGATTAATACCTTTTATAGAAAATTATTTGAAAGATGAAAAATTAACCGGTGATCAAGTATTTGATTATGTCCTCATGGAGAAAAAACAGTTAAACGTCGAAGTCCATTTAAAAAAAATATTTGACGAGAACTTTGAATACACGGGCACAAGGATTTCCTTAGTACAAAATGTAGAGAAAAATTCCGAAACTGAAGCTAAAGCAAAAATGTATGATGCGATTATTCAATACTCGCATCAAGCAATGTTTGTTTACGATATAGAAAACCTCAAGTTTCTTGAAGTGAATGAAGAGGCGTTAAAATTATATGGATACAAGCGTGGCGAGTTTTTAAATATGGATTTAACAGATCTATATGCACCGGAGGACATACAAACGATTATTCAATCTGGTGAGAGCAAGTTGGTACCGGGAAGTTATAGCGGGCCTTGGCGCCATAAAAAAAATGACGGCACTTCAGTTCTGGTTGAAATTAATAGATCATCTATTGAATTCAATGATAAAAAATGTCATCTAAATATTGTCCGTAATGTATCTGAACAGGCGGAGCTTAAAAAACGAAGTCAAATTCTCGAGACAGCCTTTGAATATTCCGGTGATGCAATATTTAACACAGATAAAGATGGATTTATTACTGAGATAAATGACTCAGTATCTAAGCGGTTGGGCTACTCAAAAAAAGATCTACAGACGCGCCCTTTTATAACTCTAGTTTCGGATGAAGATCGTGCTAAGGTTAATAAAAATATTTTTCATTCTGGGCTTCTTAAAACAATCACTCTGGAAGTCGGGTTTAAAAAACCATCGGGAACTTTTCAAAAAGCTACAGTTATAGCGGCTCCAATAAAAGATTACAACGGAGATATCGATTCATTTATTCTAATAATAAAACTTATAGATGAACCAGTGAATTCTAAAGATGTAAAACATTTGCAGGAAGATTCCGCGAGTAAAGCGGATCCGCCGTTCCTATCGAATGTTTTCCACGAAATACTTACACCAATAAATGTAATCCTCGGATTTACACAAGAATTGGGAGATAGTATACCAGATCCGAACGGAGAGCAAAAAGAAGCTATCGATATAATTAAAGAGAATCAAAAACTTTTGCTACAGGTTATGGATAATGCTGTTGAGTATTCTACGCTTGAACAGAAAGTCATTAAGTTTAAACCGGAAGAGATAAAGTTTATTGATGTTATTAATGAACTGAAAGAAAATACTCGTAAAACTGCAGAAGATAAAAAAGTTGAAATGGCTTACGGGAAAATATCTACTTCTTTGATGCTGGAGACGGATCGATCAAAGTTTTTATCATTGTTAAGCTTATTTATAAAATTTGCAATTCAGATAACAAAAGAAAATTCCATTTATCTTTCTGCCGGAATCTACGATTCCAATTTTTGTGCTGTCCGTATAAAAGATACACGTAATGCAATAACTCCTTATTTGGTGAAAGCGTTTACCGAAATATTTTCCGAAGATGAAAATATGAGTAGAAGGAATTACGGCTTCTCTCGATTTTCTGTTAAACTTGCAAAAAAAATAATTGAGTTATTATCTGTTCGTAAAGAAATAATTATGAAAGAAGGGGAACCGCAAGAGTATGCTCTCATCTTTCCTCTAAAATTTGTTATTGGTGACAAAGAAAAAATGGAAGTTGAGAGTGTTGTTGCTTCTAAAAAAACTGAGACAAAGCAGCATACACAACCATCGATAAAACAATTTGCTGAAGATCTTGCCGGTGAAAAAATAATGGTTTCGGAGAAAAAACAGTTGGATCTTTCTCAACTCTCTTGTTTATATCTGGAAGATCAGGTCGACTCGCAAATGCTTTTTAAAGTTCAATTGAAGGATCTAAAGAGCATTGAATTTGCACCTAGTTTCGAAAGCGCATTGCCGTTGCTTAAAACTAAGAAATTTGATTTCATTGTAATGGATATTAATCTACAAGGTGAGTATAACGGACTTGATGCATTAAGAATTATTCGTAAAATGCCCGGTTATAAAGATATTCCGATAATAGCTTCAACTGCATATGTCCAACCCGGGGCACGAGATAATTTTATATCTGCTGGTTTTACGGAATTTGTTTCTAAACCATTATTGCGCGAAAAGCTTTTAGACGTAATTAGAATTTTATTCTCATAG
- a CDS encoding MFS transporter, with protein MLKNRLNFWQVWNMSFGFLGIQFGFALQNANVSRIFETLGASIDEIPILWIAAPATGLIVQPIIGYLSDRTWGKLGRRRPYFLFGAILASLGLVIMPNSPALWIAAGMLWMMDASINISMEPFRALVADILPSEQRTTGFAVQSFFIGTGAIIASALPYIFTNWLGISNTAPHGEIPPSVRYSFYVGAFAFISAVGWTVFRTKEYPPENVELFERNKLENKGLLKGVLEIFRAFTGMPKTMIQLAFVQFFSWFALFAMWIYSTPAVTHHIYGASDPTSTLYNEGANWVGILFAVYNGFAALTAFLLPWIAKRTSRKTVHMISLVAGGIGLISFYFIKDPNLLLISELGIGLAWASILSMPYAILAGSLPSDKMGVYMGIFNFFIVIPQITAAAILGFLVSHLMGNEAIYALLVGGVSMFIAAMLVVFVNDVD; from the coding sequence ATGTTGAAGAATCGATTAAACTTTTGGCAAGTTTGGAATATGAGCTTTGGATTTTTAGGAATTCAATTTGGATTTGCACTTCAAAATGCAAATGTTAGTCGCATATTTGAAACTTTAGGCGCCAGTATTGATGAAATTCCGATCCTCTGGATTGCAGCACCTGCGACCGGGTTGATTGTCCAACCGATTATTGGATATTTAAGTGATAGAACATGGGGTAAACTTGGCAGACGTCGCCCTTATTTTTTATTTGGTGCGATACTGGCTTCACTCGGGCTGGTTATAATGCCAAACTCACCTGCTTTATGGATTGCTGCCGGCATGCTCTGGATGATGGACGCTTCTATTAATATTTCTATGGAACCTTTCCGTGCATTAGTGGCAGATATTCTACCATCAGAACAGCGCACAACCGGTTTTGCCGTTCAAAGTTTTTTCATTGGGACCGGAGCAATAATTGCATCGGCTTTACCATATATTTTTACTAATTGGCTTGGAATCAGTAATACTGCACCGCATGGAGAAATTCCACCATCAGTCAGATATTCATTTTATGTCGGCGCTTTTGCATTCATATCAGCAGTAGGATGGACTGTCTTTAGAACAAAGGAATATCCCCCGGAAAATGTTGAACTATTCGAGCGTAACAAATTAGAGAATAAGGGTTTACTCAAAGGAGTTCTGGAAATTTTTAGAGCTTTTACTGGAATGCCAAAAACGATGATTCAACTAGCTTTCGTTCAATTTTTCTCTTGGTTTGCCTTATTTGCAATGTGGATTTATTCAACGCCCGCAGTAACTCATCACATATATGGTGCAAGTGATCCGACCAGTACTTTATATAATGAAGGAGCTAATTGGGTTGGAATTTTGTTTGCAGTGTATAACGGCTTTGCAGCTCTAACTGCATTTTTACTTCCTTGGATTGCCAAAAGAACCTCCCGGAAGACTGTTCATATGATAAGTTTAGTCGCAGGAGGAATTGGTCTTATCTCTTTTTACTTTATAAAAGATCCAAATCTACTACTAATTTCAGAACTTGGAATCGGCTTGGCTTGGGCCTCAATTCTCTCTATGCCATATGCAATTTTAGCAGGTTCACTCCCATCGGATAAAATGGGGGTTTATATGGGGATTTTTAACTTCTTTATTGTAATTCCACAGATAACAGCGGCAGCCATCCTTGGCTTTTTGGTAAGCCATCTTATGGGAAATGAAGCAATCTATGCACTGCTTGTAGGGGGCGTTTCAATGTTTATTGCTGCTATGCTTGTGGTATTTGTAAATGATGTTGATTAA
- the fni gene encoding type 2 isopentenyl-diphosphate Delta-isomerase, producing MAESKISQRKKDHIQLCLTDEVGFKAKTNGFENYEFEHNALTEVEFNKIDLSTKFIGKKINYPFLISCMTGGTKEAEKINEQLALTAKILNIPIGIGSQRQALENKKHHSSYRVVRRNAGKVPVLGNIGASQIAKSKNGIDEIKSLIDLAEADAMVIHLNPLQELLQLDGEPDLKGLLKNLERICSKIQTPIIVKEVGSGISNSVAKKLLEIGVKGIDIAGAGGTSWAAVELLRKNEEDSYFRDWGLPTSYCVRTVKELKSNFRFTLIASGGIYNGVDIAKSIALGADLSASARIILQDVMKSNVEGVVKLIESWFLTVKKIMFLTNCDSIKKLTNVGLIKKKDLF from the coding sequence ATGGCTGAAAGTAAAATATCACAAAGGAAAAAAGACCATATTCAACTCTGTCTAACAGATGAAGTTGGTTTTAAAGCCAAAACAAATGGTTTTGAGAATTACGAATTCGAACATAATGCGCTAACCGAAGTCGAATTTAACAAAATAGATCTTTCCACAAAGTTTATTGGCAAGAAAATAAACTATCCGTTTTTAATTTCATGCATGACCGGCGGGACGAAAGAAGCTGAAAAAATAAATGAACAATTAGCTTTGACCGCCAAAATACTTAATATTCCAATTGGTATCGGCAGTCAGCGGCAGGCACTTGAAAATAAGAAGCATCACTCTTCATATAGAGTAGTTAGACGTAACGCCGGAAAAGTTCCAGTACTCGGAAATATTGGCGCATCTCAAATTGCAAAATCAAAAAATGGAATCGATGAAATAAAATCGCTTATTGACCTTGCTGAAGCGGATGCAATGGTAATCCATCTGAACCCGCTGCAAGAATTATTACAATTGGATGGGGAACCGGACTTAAAAGGACTTTTGAAGAATCTTGAAAGAATTTGTTCTAAAATTCAAACTCCAATTATAGTCAAAGAAGTTGGATCTGGAATTTCCAATTCTGTTGCCAAAAAGTTATTAGAGATTGGAGTGAAAGGAATTGATATCGCCGGAGCGGGTGGTACAAGTTGGGCCGCGGTAGAATTATTGAGAAAAAATGAAGAGGATAGCTATTTTAGAGATTGGGGTCTGCCAACTTCTTATTGTGTTAGAACTGTAAAAGAACTGAAAAGTAATTTTCGATTTACTTTGATCGCTTCCGGCGGTATTTACAATGGAGTTGATATTGCCAAATCGATTGCATTGGGTGCTGATCTAAGTGCTTCAGCAAGAATCATTCTTCAAGATGTAATGAAAAGTAATGTTGAAGGAGTTGTCAAATTAATTGAATCTTGGTTTTTGACAGTGAAGAAAATTATGTTTTTAACTAACTGTGATAGTATTAAAAAACTAACCAATGTTGGGTTGATTAAAAAAAAGGATTTGTTTTGA
- a CDS encoding polyprenyl synthetase family protein, with protein MNTESVRYGKIYNREIVKIEKRLSALILNKEPKSLYEPCSYILNGGGKRLRPFLVLISAKAVGGNFKNVYNAATAVEVLHNFTLVHDDIMDNSTKRRGHPTLHHKYDLSTAILAGDSLIALAYESLLKDSKHHTAEIVSTFTRGVIEVCEGQSLDKEFEIRQSVTINEYEKMIYKKTAALVRMCCSVGAQLCNATKEQIKIVSEYGKNLGMAFQIQDDLLDIMAEENQFGKTVGSDLLEGKKTYLFLLALEKAKGKEKYDLLKVIQKKGIERSEIEKYRNLYIKLGVLKDAEREIMKYTKLALKNLSLLPNDEGKSLMYWLANILINRDK; from the coding sequence TTGAATACCGAGTCAGTGCGATACGGAAAAATTTATAATAGAGAAATAGTAAAAATCGAAAAACGATTGAGTGCGTTAATCTTAAATAAAGAACCAAAATCTTTATATGAACCGTGCTCTTACATTTTAAACGGAGGTGGAAAGCGATTGCGTCCATTTCTTGTTCTAATTTCTGCAAAAGCAGTTGGCGGAAATTTTAAAAATGTATATAATGCTGCTACAGCAGTTGAAGTCCTTCATAATTTTACACTTGTTCACGATGACATTATGGATAACTCAACTAAGAGACGCGGACACCCAACGCTTCATCATAAATATGATTTGAGTACAGCTATTCTCGCGGGAGACAGTTTGATTGCTCTTGCATATGAAAGTCTTCTCAAAGATTCAAAACATCATACCGCAGAAATTGTTTCAACTTTTACCCGTGGTGTAATAGAAGTATGCGAGGGACAAAGTTTGGACAAGGAATTCGAGATTCGTCAAAGTGTAACGATCAATGAATATGAAAAGATGATTTACAAGAAGACAGCAGCGCTTGTTCGAATGTGCTGTTCTGTTGGTGCACAATTATGTAATGCAACTAAAGAGCAAATTAAAATTGTTTCTGAGTATGGAAAAAATCTAGGTATGGCATTTCAGATTCAAGACGATCTTCTTGATATAATGGCGGAAGAGAATCAATTTGGAAAAACTGTTGGAAGCGATCTTCTTGAAGGGAAGAAAACTTACCTTTTTTTGCTTGCTTTGGAAAAAGCAAAAGGAAAGGAAAAATATGATCTGCTGAAAGTGATACAGAAAAAGGGAATTGAACGATCAGAAATCGAAAAATATCGCAATCTTTATATTAAGTTAGGTGTGTTAAAAGATGCCGAGCGAGAGATAATGAAATACACTAAATTAGCTTTGAAAAATTTATCACTATTGCCAAATGATGAAGGAAAATCTCTGATGTATTGGTTGGCGAACATCCTAATTAATCGAGACAAATGA
- a CDS encoding HPr family phosphocarrier protein has product MIERKIKIINNAGLHTRPAANIVKLASKYKCEFFLIKDGLNINGKSIIGVMTLAAEKGSEITLIFDGVDEEQASNEIVDYFNRGFDE; this is encoded by the coding sequence ATGATTGAACGCAAAATTAAAATAATAAATAATGCAGGCTTGCATACGCGACCTGCTGCTAATATTGTTAAATTAGCATCGAAATATAAATGCGAATTTTTCTTAATCAAAGACGGCTTGAACATCAACGGAAAGAGTATAATTGGAGTTATGACTCTTGCAGCTGAAAAAGGGTCTGAAATTACTTTGATATTCGATGGTGTTGATGAAGAGCAGGCTTCAAACGAAATAGTCGATTATTTCAATAGAGGATTTGACGAGTAA